Genomic segment of Sinorhizobium meliloti:
GTCATTCTCAGACGCTCGTCTATCAGTACCTGCCGTCGCGTTACGGCATGAACCCGAGGGATCTGCGCCGCGCGGATGCGATCGAGGTGGTGGTCGGGCAAGGGGCCAAGCCCGGTGGCGGCGGCATGCTGCTCGGCCAGAAGATCTCCGACAGGGTCGCCAACATGCGCAACCTGCCGAAGGGCATCGACCAGCGCTCGGCCTGCCGTCATCCCGATTGGACCGGGCCGGACGACCTCGAGATCAAAATTCTCGAATTGCGCGAGATCACCGATTGGGAGAAGCCGATCTACGTCAAGGTCGGCGGTGCGCGGCCCTATTACGACACGGCGCTCGCGGTAAAAGCCGGTGCGGATGTCGTCGTGCTCGACGGCATGCAGGGCGGGACCGCGGCGACGCAGGACGTCTTCATCGAGAATGTCGGCATGCCGACGCTTGCCTGCATTCGGCCGGCCGTCCAGGCGCTCCAGGATCTCGGCATGCACCGCAAGGTACAGCTCGTCGTGTCCGGGGGTATCCGCTCCGGCGCGGACGTCGCCAAGGCGCTGGCGCTTGGAGCCGACGCGGTGGCCATCGGCACCGCGGCGTTGGTCGCCATCGGCGACAACGACCCGCACTGGGAAGAAGAATACCAGAAGCTTGGCACGACGGCCGGCGCCTATGACGACTGGCATGAGGGCAAGGACCCCGCCGGCATCACGACGCAGGACCCTGAACTGATGAAGCGCCTCGACCCGGTCGCCGCCGGCCGGCGGCTGGCCAACTATCTGAAGGTGATGACGCTCGAAGCACAGACCATCGCCCGTGCCTGCGGCAAGAACCACCTCCACAATCTCGAGCCGGAGGATCTGTGCGCGCTGACGATGGAAGCCGCAGCCATGGCCCAGGTGCCGCTTGCGGGAACGAGCTGGTATCCTGGCAAAGGTACCTTTTGATTGAAAGGGTTAAGGGCCGCACTTGAGAGGGTGCGGCCCTTTCGTTTGAAATTGAGTGTCGGAATCCAAAAGGGGAACAAAGTGACACTGGATCTCTCCACATTCGCCCGCGAAAAGGGCGTCAAATATTTCATGATCAGCTACACCGATCTCTTCGGCGGGCAGCGCGCCAAACTGGTTCCCGCAGAGGCGATCGCCGACATGCAGAAGGGCGGCGCGGGCTTCGCAGGCTTTGCCACCTGGTTCGATCTCACGCCTGCACATCCCGATCTCTTCGCTCTCCCGGATGCGTCCGCGGCCATCCAACTCCCCTGGAAGAAGGATGTCGCCTGGGTGGCGGCAGACTGCGTCATGGACGACGCGCCCGTGGAACAGGCACCGCGCGTGGTGCTGAAGAAGCTCGTCGCTCAGGCCGCCCAGGAAGGTCTTCGCGTCAAGACCGGCGTCGAACCGGAGTTCTTCCTGATCTCGCCGGACGGATCGAAGATTTCCGACACGTTCGATACGGCGGAAAAGCCTTGCTAT
This window contains:
- a CDS encoding FMN-binding glutamate synthase family protein — protein: MSYHNPYTPPRKSATFDDYTLAEIRRAAATGIYDIRGAGTKRKVPHFDDLLFLGASISRYPLEGYREKCDTSVVLGTRFAKKPIHLKIPITIAGMSFGALSGPAKEALGRGATASGTSTTTGDGGMTDEERGHSQTLVYQYLPSRYGMNPRDLRRADAIEVVVGQGAKPGGGGMLLGQKISDRVANMRNLPKGIDQRSACRHPDWTGPDDLEIKILELREITDWEKPIYVKVGGARPYYDTALAVKAGADVVVLDGMQGGTAATQDVFIENVGMPTLACIRPAVQALQDLGMHRKVQLVVSGGIRSGADVAKALALGADAVAIGTAALVAIGDNDPHWEEEYQKLGTTAGAYDDWHEGKDPAGITTQDPELMKRLDPVAAGRRLANYLKVMTLEAQTIARACGKNHLHNLEPEDLCALTMEAAAMAQVPLAGTSWYPGKGTF